A genome region from Sphingorhabdus sp. SMR4y includes the following:
- the lpdA gene encoding dihydrolipoyl dehydrogenase, whose translation MANAYDLIVLGSGPGGYVAAIRASQLGLKTAIVERENLGGICLNWGCIPTKALLRSAEVFHNMKHAADYGLAAEKISADLDAIVKRSRGVAKQLNQGVTGLMKKNKIDVVMGDGTISAPGKLTVKTDKGEEELTAKNIIIATGARARDLPFAKADGKRIWTYRHAMTPSETPTKLLVIGSGAIGIEFASFYNDIGVDVTVVEMLDRIVPVEDEEISKFLEKSLKKQGMTIMTGAGVKSIETGDKGVKAEIEDSKGKKETHDFSHVIVAVGIQPNIETIGLDELGVQPDERYHIKTDEYCRTNIDGIYAIGDCTAGPWLAHKASHEGVIAAEAIAQSMGKDAHPHVMDVNNIPGCTYCHPQIASVGLTEAKAKEAGHDVKVGKFPFIGNGKAIALGETEGFIKTVFDAKTGELLGAHMIGAEVTELIQGYTIGKTLETTEAELANTVFPHPTLSEMMHESVLDAHGRVLHM comes from the coding sequence ATGGCAAACGCTTACGATCTCATCGTTCTCGGTTCCGGCCCCGGCGGCTATGTCGCGGCTATCCGGGCCTCGCAACTTGGTCTCAAGACCGCGATTGTCGAGCGCGAAAATCTTGGCGGAATCTGTCTCAACTGGGGTTGTATCCCGACCAAAGCGTTGCTGCGCTCCGCCGAAGTCTTCCACAATATGAAACATGCGGCGGATTATGGTCTGGCTGCCGAGAAGATCAGCGCCGATCTCGACGCGATCGTCAAACGCTCCCGCGGTGTCGCCAAGCAGCTCAACCAGGGTGTCACCGGCCTGATGAAGAAGAACAAGATTGATGTTGTCATGGGCGATGGCACGATTAGCGCGCCCGGCAAACTGACCGTGAAGACGGACAAGGGCGAGGAAGAACTGACCGCAAAGAATATCATTATCGCGACCGGCGCCCGTGCCCGCGACCTGCCGTTCGCAAAGGCCGACGGCAAGCGGATATGGACCTATCGCCATGCAATGACGCCGAGCGAAACACCGACCAAGTTGCTGGTCATCGGTTCCGGGGCGATCGGCATTGAGTTTGCCAGCTTCTACAATGATATAGGCGTTGATGTTACGGTTGTGGAGATGCTCGACCGGATCGTGCCGGTGGAAGACGAGGAAATCTCGAAATTCCTTGAAAAGTCGCTGAAAAAGCAGGGCATGACGATCATGACCGGTGCTGGCGTGAAGAGCATCGAAACTGGCGACAAAGGTGTCAAGGCAGAGATCGAGGATAGCAAGGGCAAGAAAGAGACTCACGATTTCAGCCACGTCATCGTCGCCGTCGGCATCCAGCCCAATATCGAGACCATCGGCCTCGACGAACTCGGCGTGCAGCCGGACGAACGCTATCATATCAAGACCGACGAATATTGCCGGACCAATATCGATGGCATTTACGCGATCGGCGACTGCACCGCTGGCCCCTGGCTGGCGCACAAGGCGAGCCATGAAGGCGTCATCGCCGCTGAAGCGATTGCCCAGTCGATGGGCAAGGACGCCCATCCGCATGTCATGGACGTCAATAATATCCCCGGCTGCACCTATTGCCACCCGCAGATCGCCAGCGTCGGTCTGACCGAAGCCAAGGCGAAGGAAGCGGGTCATGACGTCAAGGTCGGTAAATTCCCCTTCATTGGCAACGGCAAGGCGATTGCGCTGGGCGAGACCGAGGGCTTCATCAAGACCGTGTTTGACGCCAAGACGGGGGAATTGCTCGGCGCCCACATGATCGGCGCGGAAGTCACCGAACTGATCCAGGGCTACACCATCGGCAAGACGCTCGAAACCACCGAGGCCGAACTGGCCAACACAGTTTTCCCGCATCCGACTCTGAGCGAAATGATGCACGAGAGCGTGCTGGATGCTCACGGGCGTGTTTTGCACATGTGA
- a CDS encoding acyl-CoA thioesterase, which translates to MTDLTGKVPAIRTIVMPTEGNPYGVAFGGWLMAQMAQAGGALAAQHSRHQSVVVGANDVRFGHPVEIGDELSVYAEFTKIGRSSMTVEVEAYRRDRHADERTKAASGLYTFVAVDADGKPVQVPALD; encoded by the coding sequence TTGACGGACCTGACCGGGAAAGTCCCTGCTATTCGAACCATCGTGATGCCGACTGAAGGCAATCCCTATGGCGTGGCTTTCGGTGGCTGGCTGATGGCGCAGATGGCCCAGGCTGGCGGCGCACTGGCCGCGCAGCATAGCCGGCACCAGTCGGTTGTGGTCGGCGCGAACGACGTCCGTTTCGGGCATCCGGTTGAAATTGGAGACGAATTGTCCGTCTATGCGGAATTCACCAAGATCGGTCGCAGCTCTATGACGGTTGAGGTTGAAGCCTATCGCCGCGATCGCCATGCGGATGAAAGAACCAAGGCCGCTTCGGGCCTCTACACATTTGTGGCGGTGGACGCAGACGGCAAGCCGGTGCAAGTCCCTGCTCTAGACTGA
- a CDS encoding pyruvate dehydrogenase complex dihydrolipoamide acetyltransferase, with translation MPINLQMPALSPTMEEGTLAKWLVKEGDSISSGDLLAEIETDKATMEFEAIDEGVIAKIVVAEGTENVKVGDVIAIIAEEGEDASEAKAAPAPKAEKSAEAAPKKEEPAPTPAPKASPAPAAKAAAGANDDRLKISPLARRLAEQKGVDLTAVSGSGPGGRIVKADIDAAEGGTAPVKTETPAPAASPAPSSAPKKGAETGSDFDIPHTVEKLSGMRKTIARRLTEAKQTIPHYRVSIDINIDKLLALRGELNASLESRGVKLSVNDLLIKAQAVALMQQPDCNVSFTEDNLIRYERADIAVAVSIKGGLITPIVTSADSKSLSAIATEMKDLAERAKAGKLKMHEYQGGTASLSNMGMFGVTTFDAVINPPQAMILAISAGIKKPVVVEDNVQIATIMNATGSFDHRAIDGATGAAFMKAFKEIVESPMGMLA, from the coding sequence ATGCCCATTAACCTCCAAATGCCTGCGCTCTCCCCGACAATGGAAGAAGGAACGCTCGCCAAGTGGTTGGTGAAGGAAGGCGACAGCATCTCATCGGGAGATCTGTTGGCCGAGATTGAAACCGACAAGGCGACGATGGAATTTGAAGCGATTGATGAAGGCGTAATCGCCAAGATCGTTGTGGCCGAAGGCACGGAAAATGTGAAAGTTGGAGATGTGATAGCTATAATTGCCGAAGAAGGCGAAGACGCCAGTGAAGCCAAGGCGGCGCCAGCACCAAAGGCGGAGAAATCTGCAGAAGCTGCGCCCAAGAAAGAAGAACCTGCGCCGACACCTGCGCCAAAGGCCAGCCCTGCACCGGCGGCCAAAGCGGCGGCGGGGGCGAATGACGACCGGCTTAAAATCAGCCCGCTGGCGCGCCGTCTGGCCGAGCAGAAGGGCGTCGATCTGACTGCTGTTTCCGGTTCCGGTCCGGGTGGCCGGATCGTGAAGGCGGATATCGATGCAGCCGAAGGCGGCACCGCTCCGGTCAAGACCGAAACGCCGGCTCCGGCTGCGAGCCCCGCACCTTCTTCTGCGCCGAAGAAGGGCGCCGAGACTGGCAGTGATTTCGATATTCCGCACACGGTCGAAAAACTGTCCGGCATGCGCAAGACAATCGCGCGCCGCCTGACCGAGGCGAAGCAGACGATCCCGCATTACCGCGTCAGCATCGATATCAATATCGACAAGCTGCTGGCATTGCGCGGCGAACTTAATGCCTCGCTGGAATCGCGTGGCGTCAAGCTGTCAGTGAACGATCTGTTGATCAAGGCCCAGGCGGTTGCCTTGATGCAGCAGCCGGACTGTAATGTCAGCTTCACGGAAGACAATCTGATCCGCTACGAACGGGCCGATATCGCGGTTGCGGTCAGCATCAAGGGTGGTCTGATCACCCCGATTGTCACCAGTGCCGACAGCAAGTCGCTCAGTGCGATCGCGACCGAGATGAAAGATCTCGCCGAGCGTGCGAAAGCCGGCAAACTCAAGATGCATGAATATCAGGGGGGCACCGCGAGCCTGTCCAATATGGGCATGTTCGGCGTGACAACATTTGATGCGGTGATCAATCCGCCACAGGCGATGATCCTGGCGATCAGCGCCGGTATCAAAAAGCCGGTGGTGGTCGAGGACAATGTCCAGATCGCAACGATCATGAACGCGACCGGCAGTTTCGATCATCGCGCGATTGACGGAGCGACCGGAGCCGCCTTCATGAAGGCGTTCAAGGAGATTGTCGAAAGTCCGATGGGAATGCTCGCTTGA
- a CDS encoding universal stress protein, whose amino-acid sequence MRTYLVVIDETDEASLALRFASRRAMKTNSALHILALVESEGFVAWGGVQATLEEEAKSRAEALVSGAAGTLFEETGIRPSITVKQGKGPKVVRAMMDDVNGLAALVLGAAATGSPGPLVSHFAATEAGTLPCPVMVVPGSLTKEEIDRLS is encoded by the coding sequence ATGCGTACCTATTTGGTGGTAATCGACGAGACCGACGAGGCCAGCCTCGCGCTGCGCTTTGCCTCGCGTCGGGCAATGAAAACGAACAGCGCGCTGCATATTCTCGCGCTCGTGGAGAGTGAGGGATTCGTCGCCTGGGGCGGGGTCCAGGCCACGCTTGAAGAGGAAGCAAAAAGCCGCGCCGAAGCGCTCGTGTCCGGCGCCGCCGGGACCTTGTTCGAGGAAACAGGTATCCGTCCCTCGATCACGGTGAAACAGGGCAAGGGTCCGAAAGTCGTGCGGGCAATGATGGATGACGTCAACGGTCTGGCGGCTCTGGTTCTCGGAGCAGCAGCAACGGGCTCGCCCGGACCGTTGGTCAGCCATTTTGCCGCCACCGAAGCAGGGACATTGCCCTGCCCGGTGATGGTTGTTCCCGGATCCTTGACCAAGGAAGAAATTGACCGGCTAAGCTAG
- a CDS encoding peroxiredoxin-like family protein: protein MEKEFFPCRIFCRPKTVPDFTVPLIDGGKFHLSQRLGDNFTLLLFYRGVHCPICKMQLRELQRRLGAFSERGITVLAISMDSKERAEKSVDEWGVDELLLGYGLSEDLARDLDLYISSGRPGSEEPTIFSEPAMLLVKPDQTLYFASIQSMPFTRPPLDELLKGIDYAMEHDYPARGELAKSR from the coding sequence ATGGAAAAGGAGTTTTTCCCATGCCGAATATTTTGCCGACCCAAGACCGTTCCCGACTTCACTGTTCCGCTGATCGATGGCGGAAAATTTCACCTGAGCCAGCGGCTTGGCGACAATTTTACCCTGTTGCTGTTCTATCGTGGTGTCCATTGTCCGATCTGCAAAATGCAACTGCGCGAATTGCAGCGCAGGTTAGGCGCGTTTTCCGAGCGCGGGATAACAGTCCTCGCGATCAGCATGGACAGCAAGGAACGGGCGGAGAAATCGGTTGACGAATGGGGCGTGGACGAGCTGTTGCTCGGCTATGGCCTGAGCGAAGACCTTGCCCGCGATCTTGATCTCTATATCTCGTCCGGTCGTCCCGGCAGCGAAGAGCCGACAATTTTTTCCGAACCGGCGATGCTGCTGGTGAAGCCCGACCAGACGCTGTATTTTGCGAGTATCCAGAGCATGCCGTTCACCCGGCCGCCGCTCGACGAACTGCTCAAGGGAATCGATTATGCGATGGAACATGATTATCCGGCGCGCGGCGAGCTGGCGAAATCCCGCTAG